One genomic segment of Sorex araneus isolate mSorAra2 chromosome X, mSorAra2.pri, whole genome shotgun sequence includes these proteins:
- the CT47C1 gene encoding cancer/testis antigen family 47 member C1: MSATGDQNQGRPESPVIMVGVWARVVGAGDAVVSVLETFEDRARAEQNVVPEGIEEAGPNPEAELAGESSEVEVARGFPGAEVLEGLQESGATSKDEEVARSGSCKKVGEIGEAEKTGEDEEAGEAGETGEVGVAGEAGEIGETRDKDDSRNVAETGATEIGEASEMREIPNAGEAGIVSGNEQVGQLFSEVRMDPTFEGPGDSLHEIGSSEFMEMMPRSWSLSTLSDAMSGGSGGSSGVEDIFWPVDDDNADEDDEEELYNAELFLEANSFSVGGFRFMFLDMMHSLLHHIYYRDHMLVRARRDRVMSGSLPHQHPPRALLPLLRFPRQLLHPEVQMIEDVVQGHIAPELDADTENEEDEAVVALLEEALMEPEQEEATDFHETTVSLTENSEDVVTSAENEEEEYED; encoded by the exons AGGATAGGGCACGGGCGGAGCAGAATGTGGTGCCTGAGGGGATAGAGGAAGCAGGGCCAAACCCAGAAGCGGAGTTGGCCGGGGAATCCAGCGAGGTAGAGGTGGCCAGGGGGTTCCCTGGTGCCGAGGTGCTTGAGGGGCTCCAAGAAAGCGGAGCAACCAGTAAGGATGAAGAGGTGGCAAGATCTGGGTCGTGCAAGAAGGTCGGAGAGATTGGGGAGGCAGAAAAGacaggagaggatgaagaagcaGGAGAGGCCGGGGAGactggagaggtgggggtggcaggagaggccGGGGAGATTGGAGAGACCAGGGATAAAGATGATTCCAGAAACGTTGCGGAGACTGGAGCCACAGAGATCGGGGAAGCAAGTGAAATGAGAGAGATCCCAAATGCTGGGGAGGCTGGGATAGTGTCAGGGAATGAGCAAGTGGGGCAACTGTTCTCTGAAGTTAGAATGGACCCCACATTTGAAGGCCCCGGGGACAGTCTGCATGAAATAGGGTCCTCAGAGTTCATGGAAATGATGCCAAGGAGCTGGAGCCTTAGTACTTTGAGCGATGCCATGAGTGGGGGCTCAGGTGGCAGCAGTGGAGTGGAGGATATCTTCTGGCCGGTTGATGATGATAATGCTGATGAAGATGACGAGGAGGAGCTATACAATGCGGAGCTCTTTCTAGAAGCCAACAGCTTCTCAGTTGGCGGTTTCCGCTTCATGTTTCTTGACATGATGCACTCACTGTTGCACCACATCTACTACAGAGACCACATGCTGGTGCGTGCCCGTAGAGACAGAGTCATGTCCGGGTCCTTGCCCCACCAGCATCCTCCGCGTGCCCTTCTGCCCTTGTTGAGATTTCCCAGGCAATTACTCCACCCAGAAGTTCAAATGATAGAGGATGTGGTTCAGGGCCACATAGCCCCTGAGCTGGATGCTGACACGGAGAATGAGGAGGATGAAGCCGTTGTGGCGTTGCTGGAGGAAGCTCTGATGGAGCCTGAGCAGGAGGAGGCTACTGATTTCCATG AAACAACTGTTTCTCTTACTGAAAACTCAGAGGACGTGGTCACTAGTGCTGAAAATGAAGAAGAGGAGTATGAGGAT